One Lytechinus pictus isolate F3 Inbred chromosome 12, Lp3.0, whole genome shotgun sequence genomic region harbors:
- the LOC129272845 gene encoding divergent protein kinase domain 1C-like encodes MRKVSKRLLVRSLVLGMIVLAIYFTHKVSQSLAITCPDEKAKEILKDLCQLYEGNQVDGNVCYDLCQTESIQYVSCFNYHKGKVVFRGSWNGHPVIMKSKYSHLSDYPRPFASVIDKEGAMKTVIPDMALFTSMVYHQVQGQFGFELRMTEEHLLKHMWKSKDNTDTREGLTNADIVSLWALLQQEEYVVYKFWNQFHHFPEIYGMCGHFYFLEYVPPGYILNPSAISMQHQLASLPWLNRAKVAMSMMEFLSAVDDHFPEKLHLCDVKHNNFGVTQDWVVKAIDVDITFFQNQLDTTLNQPECTSAEDCHFFDCKGSCNATSGRCNSQRSNTNLQAVCADIFSRHYGTPGLLRLPPTQVAKQLDSVLQECLQQKGLPSSTKISETTVYQRLLEVLKTSLQYVER; translated from the exons ATGAGAAAAGTTTCTAAGAGGCTCCTGGTAAGGAGTCTAGTACTGGGAATGATTGTACTTGCAATATACTTCACACACAAGGTATCTCAGTCACTTGCAATTACATGCCCAGATGAAAAGGCAAAGGAGATACTTAAAGATTTG TGCCAATTGTATGAAGGCAACCAAGTAGACGGCAATGTCTGTTATGATCTGTGCCAGACTGAATCCATCCAGTACGTCTCCTGCTTCAACTACCACAAGGGTAAGGTTGTTTTCCGTGGGTCCTGGAATGGGCATCCAGTCATTATGAAGTCTAAGTACAGCCATCTCTCAGACTATCCCCGTCCCTTTGCCTCTGTGATTGACAAAGAAGGTGCCATGAAGACTGTGATTCCTGACATGGCTTTGTTCACCTCTATGGTCTATCATCAAGTTCAAGGACAGTTCGGTTTTGAGTTGAGGATGACAGAAGAGCACCTGCTGAAACACATGTGGAAGAGCAAAGACAATACTGATACTAGAGAAGGACTAACTAATGCAGACATTGTAAGCCTGTGGGCTTTGCTGCAACAAGAGGAGTACGTAGTTTACAAGTTCTGGAACCAGTTTCACCATTTTCCTGAGATCTATGGCATGTGTggccatttttattttctggaGTATGTTCCTCCAGGATATATCCTCAACCCGAGTGCCATCAGCATGCAGCATCAGCTTGCGTCTCTGCCCTGGTTGAATAGGGCAAAAGTTGCCATGTCAATGATGGAGTTCCTCAGCGCTGTGGATGACCATTTTCCAGAGAAACTGCACCTCTGTGATGTGAAGCACAATAACTTTGGAGTCACGCAGGACTGGGTTGTCAAGGCCATTGATGTTGATATTACCTTCTTCCAGAATCAACTGGACACTACTTTGAATCAACCCGAGTGCACTTCTGCTGAAGACTGCCATTTCTTTGACTGTAAAGGATCCTGCAATGCAACATCTGGGAGATGCAATAGCCAACGATCTAATACTAATCTTCAG GCTGTTTGTGCTGATATTTTCAGCAGACACTATGGGACTCCAGGCTTGCTCAGGTTGCCACCCACACAGGTAGCCAAACAATTAGACTCAGTACTCCAGGAGTGTCTTCAACAGAAGGGACTTCCATCAAGCACTAAGATATCAGAAACAACTGTCTACCAAAGATTACTGGAGGTGCTCAAGACCAGTTTGCAGTATGTAGAGAGGTGA